In Pseudoalteromonas xiamenensis, the following are encoded in one genomic region:
- a CDS encoding sensor domain-containing diguanylate cyclase — protein MERRIYGLIVGVVVFTICVNALVLVWTKNISDNIRSLNEAWRQDAEVVLSKSQLLTQMERHFGYNGFIHHFKNYILRHQTIYFDTAQIEAVELRAALDEFDNYPLSLEEQNALVAIRSTLELYIEKLNFAFNQQTLSQNIAELDEQVKVDDSLAEKAFEVLRRNISLEFIEAQYDQKRLLAESLKQTQLGGWVFMPLLTCVALFNLLALWFCVKLIRERKMLFNATPDAVIYVHDDGQIQQVNQAACDLFGYLREEMLLLKVEQLVPQEYREQHVKDRGEFTGRSRMRRKSSDGLPIIGITKQGSEIPIDVAISSTKIGSHKVNIAVVRDIRKEKRLELEAQNDHLTQVYNRRHLDSVLLEEIERAKRYGRKLSVLLVDLDHFKELNDEHGHLKGDAMLKQLSQFLKVSVRPSDFIGRWGGDEFLLICPETGPDAALRFAYRLVEDFQFLTEGQLTLSVGVAGYDIVSDLISAQMFLDAADKALYKAKTEGRNQAQLFIGDVNSVYS, from the coding sequence ATGGAACGAAGGATCTACGGACTAATCGTCGGTGTTGTTGTGTTCACGATTTGTGTGAATGCACTCGTACTTGTTTGGACAAAAAACATCTCAGACAACATACGTTCATTGAATGAGGCATGGCGTCAAGATGCTGAGGTTGTGTTAAGCAAGTCACAGCTACTCACACAAATGGAACGGCACTTTGGCTACAATGGATTTATCCATCACTTTAAAAACTACATTCTTCGCCATCAAACTATCTACTTCGACACAGCCCAAATTGAAGCCGTTGAACTTCGTGCGGCGTTAGATGAGTTTGACAATTATCCCCTAAGTTTAGAAGAGCAAAATGCTTTAGTTGCTATTCGATCAACCCTTGAGTTGTACATTGAAAAACTCAATTTTGCATTCAATCAACAGACACTCTCTCAAAATATCGCAGAACTAGATGAACAGGTTAAAGTGGATGACTCACTTGCTGAAAAAGCGTTTGAAGTGCTAAGACGAAATATTTCATTGGAATTTATTGAAGCGCAATATGACCAAAAAAGGCTATTGGCAGAATCTCTAAAACAAACTCAATTAGGCGGCTGGGTATTTATGCCTTTGCTGACGTGTGTTGCGCTTTTTAACTTATTAGCGCTTTGGTTCTGCGTAAAACTCATTCGAGAGCGTAAGATGTTATTTAATGCGACACCTGACGCCGTGATTTATGTGCATGATGATGGTCAAATACAACAAGTTAATCAAGCTGCGTGTGATTTATTCGGCTATTTACGTGAAGAAATGCTCCTGCTGAAAGTCGAACAATTAGTCCCTCAAGAATACCGAGAGCAGCACGTCAAAGACCGTGGCGAGTTTACCGGTCGCTCGCGTATGCGACGTAAAAGCAGTGATGGACTACCAATCATCGGCATTACAAAACAGGGCAGTGAAATTCCAATTGATGTTGCAATATCGAGTACCAAAATAGGTTCACACAAAGTAAATATCGCGGTGGTGCGAGATATTCGCAAAGAAAAACGGTTGGAACTCGAAGCACAAAATGACCATTTAACTCAAGTTTACAATCGTCGTCATCTTGATTCTGTTTTACTTGAGGAAATTGAGCGAGCAAAACGCTATGGAAGAAAGCTCTCGGTATTGCTCGTTGATCTCGACCATTTTAAAGAGTTAAACGATGAACACGGGCATCTAAAGGGCGATGCGATGCTCAAACAGTTAAGTCAATTTTTGAAAGTGTCGGTTCGGCCGAGTGATTTCATAGGACGCTGGGGGGGCGACGAGTTTCTTTTGATTTGCCCCGAAACAGGCCCTGATGCTGCATTACGGTTTGCCTATCGCTTGGTCGAGGATTTTCAATTTCTCACGGAAGGTCAGCTTACCTTGAGTGTTGGCGTAGCAGGGTATGATATTGTTAGTGACTTGATTTCAGCACAAATGTTTTTGGATGCCGCCGACAAAGCACTCTATAAAGCAAAAACGGAAGGCCGTAATCAAGCGCAATTATTTATTGGCGATGTGAATAGCGTATACAGCTAA
- the fadJ gene encoding fatty acid oxidation complex subunit alpha FadJ, giving the protein MSVFSYELNDHRVAIVTIDVPGEKMNTLRDSFAGDLAEIIEKGRADDVTGMVFVSGKADNFIAGADIKMLDSAKSRADALALSEMCQKAFFEMKKLPFPTVAAIHGAALGGGLEFALACDYRVCSTDNMTKLGLPEVQLGLLPGGGGTQRLPKLVGIQKALEWMLTGKQVFAKQAKKAGLVDDAVPQSILLDVAIRLARAGKPKPRMPRLDKISQLLESNPFGRNIIFKKAEENVLKKTGGHYPAPIAIIKAVRASVELDELKAYKTEAEGFADLVMSEVSVALRGIFFATTEMKKEWKSEDAPKTRRVAVLGGGLMGAGIAHVSAVKASVPVRIKDVAHQGIGNAMNYSYKILSKRMKRRIMSKADVQLVMNRITGATDYSGFKHMDMVIEAVFEDLNLKQSMVADIERECGEHTIFASNTSSLPIGQIAEKATRPENVIGLHYFSPVEKMPLVEIIPHEGTSEATIARTVEFSRKQGKTPIVVKDKAGFYVNRILAPYVNEAANLLLAGEPIEKIDAALVEFGFPVGPLALLDEVGIDIGSKIAPILEKELGSRFKAPDAFSRLIDAKRLGRKTGRGFYKYEQKGKKVDESVYELLGVTVAPRLNKQEIASRCVAQMLNEAARCLDEGIIASARDGDIGAIFGIGFPPFLGGPFSYMDKRGISKVCSELSTFATDNPVFSPAEPLMAMAENGKQYY; this is encoded by the coding sequence ATGTCGGTATTTAGTTACGAGTTAAACGACCATCGTGTCGCGATTGTGACCATTGACGTCCCTGGCGAAAAGATGAATACGTTACGTGACAGCTTTGCCGGTGATCTTGCTGAGATCATCGAAAAAGGCCGTGCGGACGACGTAACCGGTATGGTTTTTGTCAGTGGTAAAGCGGATAACTTTATCGCAGGCGCAGACATCAAAATGCTAGACAGTGCGAAATCTCGCGCGGATGCACTGGCTCTGTCTGAAATGTGTCAAAAAGCCTTTTTTGAGATGAAAAAGCTGCCTTTCCCAACGGTTGCCGCGATTCATGGTGCGGCGCTTGGCGGTGGTTTGGAGTTCGCATTAGCGTGTGATTACCGTGTTTGTTCAACGGATAACATGACAAAACTTGGCTTACCTGAAGTACAACTTGGCCTATTGCCAGGTGGTGGTGGTACGCAGCGTTTACCTAAACTGGTTGGTATTCAAAAAGCGCTTGAGTGGATGTTAACGGGCAAACAGGTGTTTGCGAAACAGGCTAAAAAAGCAGGTCTCGTCGACGATGCAGTACCGCAAAGCATTCTTCTTGATGTTGCAATTCGTCTCGCTCGAGCGGGTAAACCAAAGCCACGTATGCCGCGTCTTGATAAAATCAGCCAATTGTTGGAGTCTAATCCGTTTGGTCGCAACATCATTTTCAAGAAAGCAGAAGAAAATGTGCTGAAGAAAACGGGTGGTCACTATCCAGCGCCAATCGCCATCATTAAGGCGGTACGTGCATCCGTAGAACTTGATGAATTGAAAGCGTACAAAACAGAAGCGGAAGGTTTTGCTGATTTGGTGATGAGTGAAGTGTCAGTGGCACTTCGTGGTATTTTCTTTGCAACCACGGAAATGAAAAAAGAGTGGAAAAGCGAAGATGCACCTAAAACTCGCCGTGTTGCAGTCCTCGGTGGCGGTCTAATGGGCGCGGGTATTGCTCACGTAAGTGCGGTGAAAGCTTCTGTACCGGTTCGTATTAAAGACGTTGCGCACCAAGGTATCGGCAATGCGATGAATTACAGCTATAAGATCCTGTCTAAGCGTATGAAACGCAGAATCATGTCTAAAGCGGATGTGCAATTAGTGATGAATCGTATCACGGGTGCGACGGATTACAGCGGTTTCAAACACATGGACATGGTCATCGAAGCTGTATTTGAAGACTTAAATTTGAAGCAATCCATGGTGGCTGACATCGAACGTGAATGTGGTGAACACACGATTTTCGCAAGCAACACCTCGTCATTACCAATAGGCCAAATTGCTGAAAAAGCGACGCGTCCGGAAAATGTGATTGGTTTGCATTACTTCTCTCCAGTAGAAAAAATGCCTTTAGTAGAAATTATTCCACACGAAGGCACCAGTGAGGCAACGATTGCGCGTACCGTGGAGTTTTCTCGCAAGCAAGGTAAAACACCGATTGTTGTTAAAGACAAAGCCGGTTTTTACGTAAACCGTATTCTTGCGCCGTATGTCAATGAAGCAGCTAACTTATTGTTAGCCGGTGAGCCGATTGAGAAGATTGACGCTGCCCTTGTTGAATTTGGCTTCCCAGTTGGACCTCTTGCACTGCTCGATGAAGTAGGTATCGACATTGGTTCTAAGATTGCACCAATCCTTGAAAAAGAATTGGGTTCGCGATTTAAAGCGCCCGATGCGTTTAGCCGTTTGATTGATGCAAAACGCCTTGGTCGTAAAACAGGTCGTGGTTTCTACAAGTATGAACAAAAAGGCAAAAAAGTAGACGAATCAGTTTACGAATTGCTCGGCGTCACGGTCGCACCACGTTTGAATAAACAAGAAATTGCGAGTCGTTGTGTTGCTCAAATGCTCAACGAAGCCGCACGTTGTTTGGATGAAGGTATTATCGCTTCTGCCCGAGACGGTGATATCGGCGCCATTTTCGGTATCGGCTTCCCGCCGTTCCTAGGTGGCCCATTCAGCTATATGGACAAACGTGGTATTAGCAAAGTGTGTTCAGAATTGTCGACGTTTGCGACGGACAATCCGGTGTTTTCACCAGCGGAACCGTTGATGGCAATGGCTGAGAACGGCAAGCAATACTATTAG